The genomic window CTGGAAGATCTGGTCGTACGACCGCTGGAGGAACGTGCTGTAGATGTCCACGACCGGCCGCGCCCCGGCCTTCGCCATCCCGGCGGCGAACGCCACGGCGTGGCCCTCGCAGATGCCGACGTCGAAGAACTGGGACGGGTACTCGTCGCGGATCTTCTGGAGCTTGTTCCCCTCGCACATCGCGGCGGTCACGATGGCCACCTTCGGGTCGCGCCCGCAGGCCGCGTGCAGCGCCGCGCTCACCGCGTCGGTGTAGGTCCGCGACGAGGAGGCCTTCAGCGGGACGTAGCCGTCCTCCGCCTTCCGGAACGGCGCGGGGGCGTGGAACTTGACCGGGTCCTTCACCGCCGGCTCGAAGCCGTGCCCCTTGTTGGTCAGGACGTGCAGGAGGATCGGCCCGTCCATCGCCTTGACCTTCTCGAGGTAGCTCCGCAGCCCCTTCAGGTCGTGGCCGTCGATCGGGCCCAGGTAGGTGAAGCCCAGCTCCTCGAAGAGCATGCCGTGGTTCAGGGACGCCTTGATCGCGTCCTTGATCTGCTGGACCCAGCGCTCGGCGTGCTCGCCGACGAGCGGGACGCTGGAGACGAGCGACTTCAGCCGCTTGTTCCAGTCGTGGTAGGTGGACGACATCCGCGCGCGGTCCAGGTAGTTCGCCACACCGCCGACGGGTGGGCATATCGACATCTTATTATCATTGAGGACCACCAGCATCTTGGTCCTCAGGCCGCCGGCGTTGTTCAGCGCCTCGAAGACGATCCCCGAGGGGAAGGCGCCGTCGCCGATCACCGCCACGGAGTGGCGCTCCGGGTGGCCGGTCAGCTCGTCCCCGACGCGCAGGCCCATGGCGGTGGACGGGGCGCAGCCCGCGTGGCCGGTCATGAACAGGTCGAAGGGGCTCTCCGAGGGGTTGGGGTAGCCCATCAGGCCCCCCTTGGTGCGGATCGTGTGCAGCTCGGCGGCGCGGCCGGTGATGAGCTTGTGCGGATAGATCTGGTGCCCGGTGTCCCAGATCAGGCGGTCCCTCGTGAAGTCGAAGGCCTGGTGCAGGGCCAGGCAGAGCTCGACGACGCCGAGGTTGCTGGCGAAGTGGGCCGACCGCCTGCGGACCACGCCGATCAGCTCGCTCCGCATCTCCGCGGCGAGCTGCTCGAGGTCCTCGTCCGTGAGCGCCCTCAGGTCCGCCGGCGACGTGATCCTCGCCAGCAGCGAATCCGCATTCGTCATCAACGGTCCCTTTCCAACAGAGCCATCGCGAGCTCGCGGAGGCGATGGCCGCGAGGTCCCAGCGGGGCGATCGCCGAGACGGCCTCGTCCGCGAGCTGTCGGGCGCGGCGGCGGCTGCCGTCGACGCCCAGGAACCTCGGGTACGTCCACTTGCCGAGCCCGCAGTCCTTGCCCACGCGCTTGCCGAGCTTGGACTCGTCCCCCTCCACGTCGAGCAGGTCGTCCACGATCTGGAACGCCAGGCCCACCGCCCGGCCGTATCGCCCGAGCGCCTCCACGTGAGCCTCCGGCGCCCCGGCGATGATGGCCCCCATCTGCAAGGGGGCCCGCAGCAGCGCCCCGGTCTTGCGCCGATGGATGGCCTCGAGCTCGGCCAGCGAGCCCTCGTCGCGCGAGTCGAGCGCCCTCTCCTCCGCCTGGAGGTCGGCCATCTGGCCGCCGACCATGCCGGCATGCCCCGCCGACTCCGCCAGCAGGCGGACGCATCGCAGGGCCGCGCCCGCCGGCTCGATGCCCCCCGCCACCAGCTCGAACGCCAGCGTCAGCAGGGCGTCGCCCGCCAGGATCGCCGTGGCCTCGTCGAACGCCTTATGGCAGGTCGGCCGGCCCCGCCTCAGGTCGTCGTCGTCCATCGCCGGCAGGTCATCGTGGATCAGGGAATACGTGTGGATCAGCTCCAGCGCCGCGGCGGCCGGCATCGCGCCGTCCGGATCCCCGCCGCAGGCCTCGGCCGCCATCAGGCAGAGGACCGGGCGCAGCCGCTTCCCCCCGGCCAGGGCGCTGTACCGCATCGCCGCAGCCAGCCGCGAGGGCGTCGCCTCCCCGTCATCCCCGCCTCCTTCCGGCAGGAACCGGGCCAGCGCCTCATCGACCCGGCGAGCCGCCTGGTCCAGGTACTCGCGGAGCGAGACGTCTTGCGATGACTGAAGGCAACTCGTCATGGGACCTATCGTTACGCCACTTCCACGGCACCCCGA from Aquisphaera giovannonii includes these protein-coding regions:
- the dxs gene encoding 1-deoxy-D-xylulose-5-phosphate synthase, with the translated sequence MTNADSLLARITSPADLRALTDEDLEQLAAEMRSELIGVVRRRSAHFASNLGVVELCLALHQAFDFTRDRLIWDTGHQIYPHKLITGRAAELHTIRTKGGLMGYPNPSESPFDLFMTGHAGCAPSTAMGLRVGDELTGHPERHSVAVIGDGAFPSGIVFEALNNAGGLRTKMLVVLNDNKMSICPPVGGVANYLDRARMSSTYHDWNKRLKSLVSSVPLVGEHAERWVQQIKDAIKASLNHGMLFEELGFTYLGPIDGHDLKGLRSYLEKVKAMDGPILLHVLTNKGHGFEPAVKDPVKFHAPAPFRKAEDGYVPLKASSSRTYTDAVSAALHAACGRDPKVAIVTAAMCEGNKLQKIRDEYPSQFFDVGICEGHAVAFAAGMAKAGARPVVDIYSTFLQRSYDQIFQEVALQDLPVVFCLDRAGLVGADGPTHHGTYDLASMRVFPNMVVMAPGDQRDVEPMIEFALGHDSPVSIRYPRAGLEAVDREPQPIELGQAEVLEWETDGMILACGALLGACVRASDRLRERYGLRVGVVNARFVKPLDRNVVCKAIEEAAFVLTVEEGCLMGGFGSAVLEAAGDAGIPAAHVRRLGLPDRFVLHAERDEQLAEVGLDVDGIVRAALDQARRAGLHVPDLDPEAEAEHDADLDGHAPVQASGANGAAERANGHANGAASKPAPAALTAQG
- a CDS encoding polyprenyl synthetase family protein, coding for MTSCLQSSQDVSLREYLDQAARRVDEALARFLPEGGGDDGEATPSRLAAAMRYSALAGGKRLRPVLCLMAAEACGGDPDGAMPAAAALELIHTYSLIHDDLPAMDDDDLRRGRPTCHKAFDEATAILAGDALLTLAFELVAGGIEPAGAALRCVRLLAESAGHAGMVGGQMADLQAEERALDSRDEGSLAELEAIHRRKTGALLRAPLQMGAIIAGAPEAHVEALGRYGRAVGLAFQIVDDLLDVEGDESKLGKRVGKDCGLGKWTYPRFLGVDGSRRRARQLADEAVSAIAPLGPRGHRLRELAMALLERDR